One window of Trifolium pratense cultivar HEN17-A07 linkage group LG5, ARS_RC_1.1, whole genome shotgun sequence genomic DNA carries:
- the LOC123884375 gene encoding probable sulfate transporter 3.5 produces the protein MAKVQEIHHNGVNLSTQRTFGTKFTSGLKETFFPDDPFRQITEEEKSSRRCIKGVQYFVPIFEWLPNYTLRLFFSDLIAGLTIASLAIPQGISYAKLANLPPLVGLYSSFVPPLVYAVFGSSRHMAVGTIAAASLLIGNTISTVADHETEPALYLHLIFTTTFVTGVFQTCLGFFRLGILVDFFSHSTITGFMGGTAVILILQQLKGIFGMKHFATKTNLVAVIEGIFTNRQEIRWETAVLGIFFLIFLQFTRHLRVKKPKLFWVSAIAPMTTVVIGGIFTYLVKGQNHGIQIVGHLDKGLNPISIQYLTFDKRYLPAVMRAGLITGVLSLAEGIAIGRSFSVTDNTPHDGNKEMIAFGLMNLFGSFTSCYLTSGPFSKTAVNYNAGCKTAMANVVQAIIMALTLQFFAPLFSNTPLVALSAIIVSAMLGLINYTEVIYLFKVDKFDFVICMSAFLGVTFISMDMGLMISVGLGLLRGLLYTARPAACRLGKLPDSGLYRDVEQYSNASTVPGVLIILVGSPVYFSNSTYLKERILRYIQSEQSSSGNTVEYVILDLTGVTSIDTTAIEGLLETSKILERKGIKMSLVNPRLEVMEKLLASKFVEHIGKEAFYLNLDDAVIASQYSLRTSKTNNNDDTV, from the exons ATGGCAAAAGTTCAAGAGATTCATCATAATGGGGTGAACTTATCAACCCAAAGAACTTTTGGAACAAAATTCACATCGGGGTTGAAAGAAACATTTTTTCCTGATGATCCATTTAGACAAATTACGGAAGAAGAAAAATCATCTCGTAGGTGTATTAAAGGGGTGCAATATTTTGTTCCAATTTTTGAGTGGTTACCAAATTATACTTTGAGATTATTTTTCTCTGACTTAATTGCTGGTCTCACCATTGCTAGTCTTGCCATTCCTCAAGGCATTAGTTATGCCAAACTTGCCAATCTTCCTCCTCTCGTCGGCCTAT ATTCAAGTTTTGTGCCACCATTAGTGTATGCTGTTTTTGGGAGTTCAAGGCACATGGCAGTTGGGACAATAGCAGCAGCATCATTGCTTATTGGCAACACAATATCAACTGTAGCAGACCATGAAACAGAACCAGCATTGTATCTTCATTTGATTTTCACAACAACATTTGTCACTGGTGTTTTCCAAACTTGTTTAGGTTTTTTCAG GCTTGGAATATTAGTTGATTTCTTTTCCCATTCTACCATCACTGGCTTTATGGGAGGAACTGCAGTGATTCTAATCCTTCAACAACTAAAGGGTATATTTGGAATGAAACATTTTGCAACTAAAACCAATCTTGTGGCAGTGATTGAGGGCATCTTCACCAATAGACAAGAG ATAAGATGGGAAACAGCAGTTCTTGGAATATTCTTCCTTATTTTCTTGCAATTTACAAGGCATCTG agagttaaaaaacCAAAACTCTTTTGGGTATCAGCTATAGCTCCAATGACAACTGTAGTTATTGGTGGCATTTTTACATACCTTGTCAAGGGTCAAAATCATGGAATTCAAATT GTGGGGCATCTAGACAAAGGATTAAATCCTATATCAATCCAATATTTGACCTTTGATAAAAGATATTTACCAGCAGTGATGAGAGCTGGATTAATCACTGGAGTATTATCATTAGCG GAAGGAATAGCCATAGGAAGAAGTTTTTCTGTTACTGATAATACACCTCATGATGGGAATAAAGAGATGATAGCTTTTGGACTTATGAACTTATTTGGTTCTTTTACATCATGCTACTTAACTAGTG GACCATTTTCCAAGACAGCTGTGAATTATAATGCAGGATGTAAAACTGCAATGGCAAATGTTGTACAAGCAATAATAATGGCTCTAACACTACAATTTTTTGCTCCATTATTTAGTAACACACCACTTGTTGCTCTATCAGCTATTATTGTATCAGCCATGTTGGGGTTGATAAATTATACAGAAGTTATCTATCTTTTTAAAGTTGacaaatttgattttgttatttGCATGAGTGCATTCTTGGGTGTTACTTTTATAAGTATGGATATGGGCCTCATGATCTCT GTTGGGCTAGGTTTACTTAGAGGATTATTATATACAGCTAGACCAGCAGCATGTAGGCTTGGAAAATTACCAGATTCTGGTTTATATAGAGATGTTGAGCAATATTCTAATGCTTCAACAGTTCCAGGAGTTCTAATTATACTAGTTGGTTCACCTGTTTACTTTTCAAATTCTACTTACCTCAAAGAAAG GATTTTGAGATACATTCAAAGTGAACAAAGCTCTTCAGGAAATACCGTTGAATACGTCATACTCGATTTAACCG GAGTAACATCCATTGACACAACTGCTATTGAAGGATTATTGGAAACAAGTAAAATATTGGAAAGGAAAGGAATTAAG aTGTCactagtaaacccaagattggAGGTTATGGAGAAGCTATTAGCATCAAAATTTGTTGAACATATTGGAAAGGAAGCATTCTATCTAAATTTGGATGATGCAGTGATTGCAAGTCAATATTCACTAAGAACATCCAAGACAAACAATAATGACGACACAGTATAA
- the LOC123884292 gene encoding acanthoscurrin-1-like — translation MSQYVDGRDLKKDKDDVKKPEWFFDVPSEGYGGGEGVGGGYGGGGLGGGSGGGYGGGGGGSGSGGGHGVVGGAGGSGLGGGYGGGSGGTGLGGGHGGGSGLGGGYGGGGGGSGLGGGHGVVGGGSGLGGGYGGGGGGSGLGGGYGGGGIGGGISKGFVGGIGGYGHGIHKGIVGGIGGYAYKGFGGGVGGIGGGVIGGVGGFIGGHKNVVEAKKP, via the coding sequence ATGTCCCAATATGTAGATGGAAGGGACTTGAAAAAGGATAAAGATGATGTGAAAAAACCGGAATGGTTCTTTGATGTCCCTTCCGAAGGGTATGGTGGCGGTGAAGGAGTTGGTGGAGGGTATGGAGGAGGAGGACTTGGTGGTGGTTCCGGTGGTGGATAtggaggaggaggtggtggtAGTGGTTCCGGTGGTGGACATGGAGTAGTGGGTGGAGCCGGAGGTAGTGGTTTAGGAGGTGGATATGGAGGAGGAAGTGGTGGTACTGGTTTAGGCGGTGGACATGGTGGAGGTAGTGGTTTAGGGGGTGGATAtggaggaggaggtggtggCAGTGGTTTAGGTGGTGGACATGGAGTAGTGGGTGGAGGTAGTGGTTTAGGTGGTGGATATGGAGGAGGGGGTGGAGGTAGTGGTTTAGGGGGAGGATATGGAGGAGGAGGTATAGGAGGTGGAATATCTAAGGGATTTGTTGGTGGAATTGGAGGTTATGGACATGGAATACATAAAGGAATTGTAGGTGGAATTGGAGGTTATGCTTACAAAGGATTTGGAGGAGGTGTAGGAGGGATTGGAGGGGGTGTTATTGGTGGAGTTGGTGGTTTTATTGGTGGTCACAAGAATGTTGTTGAAGCAAAGAAGCCTTGA